One Flagellimonas sp. CMM7 genomic region harbors:
- the yidD gene encoding membrane protein insertion efficiency factor YidD has protein sequence MSIKKILIAPFILLVRLYQLLISPYTPATCRYSPTCSAYTLEALKKHGLFKGGWLSIKRIFSCNPWGGKGYDPVP, from the coding sequence ATGTCGATTAAAAAAATCCTTATTGCTCCTTTTATTCTCTTGGTAAGATTATACCAGCTTTTAATTTCGCCATATACCCCAGCCACATGCAGGTACTCCCCTACTTGCTCTGCGTATACCCTTGAGGCCTTAAAAAAACACGGCTTGTTTAAAGGAGGATGGTTGTCCATAAAACGGATTTTCAGTTGCAACCCTTGGGGTGGTAAAGGATACGACCCTGTTCCATAG
- the cysS gene encoding cysteine--tRNA ligase, with protein MQLYKNQTLKVHNSLSGKKEVFQPINEGHIGMYVCGPTVYSNVHLGNCRTFMSFDMIFRYFKHLGFKVRYVRNITDAGHLENDADDGEDKIAKKAKLEQIEPMEVVQRYTVDFHNTLQQFNFLPPSIEPTATGHIIEQIEIIKEILEKGYAYEANGSVYFDVIRFNESNEYGKLSGRKLEDMIANTRELTAQDEKRNPQDFALWKKAEPQHIMRWPSPWGDGFPGWHLECTAMSTKYLGETFDIHGGGMDLKFPHHECEIAQAEASKGKSPVKYWLHANMLTLNGKKMSKSTGNNIYPSEIFSGENDILSKAYAPSVVRFFMMQAHYTSILDLSDDALLASEKGYNRLMDAMENLQNLSTETKSDFDVGTWQQKCYDAMNDDFNTPILIAHLFDAVKHINLIKEGKESITEEDKTLLLNTLNTFVYDVIGLENQSTVKNDSNALGGVMDLLIELRNQARANKDFATSDQIRDKLAALGIQLKDGKDGTSFSIN; from the coding sequence ATGCAACTTTATAAGAACCAAACCCTAAAAGTACATAACTCACTTTCAGGAAAGAAAGAGGTTTTTCAACCTATAAATGAAGGCCACATAGGCATGTATGTCTGTGGACCAACAGTTTATAGCAATGTTCATCTGGGAAACTGCCGTACATTCATGTCTTTTGATATGATTTTCCGATATTTTAAACATTTAGGCTTTAAAGTACGGTATGTACGTAATATTACCGATGCCGGACATTTGGAAAATGATGCGGATGATGGAGAGGATAAAATTGCTAAAAAGGCAAAACTAGAGCAAATTGAACCAATGGAAGTGGTTCAACGGTATACTGTTGATTTTCATAATACACTCCAACAATTCAATTTTTTGCCACCCAGCATAGAACCCACAGCTACGGGCCACATTATTGAACAAATAGAAATCATAAAAGAAATTCTTGAAAAAGGTTATGCCTATGAGGCAAATGGTTCTGTTTATTTTGATGTCATAAGGTTTAACGAGAGTAATGAATATGGCAAACTTAGTGGAAGAAAGCTGGAGGATATGATTGCCAATACCCGTGAACTTACTGCTCAGGATGAAAAAAGAAATCCACAAGATTTTGCCCTTTGGAAAAAAGCAGAACCGCAACACATTATGAGATGGCCTTCTCCCTGGGGAGATGGTTTTCCTGGATGGCATTTGGAATGTACCGCAATGAGCACAAAATACCTTGGCGAAACATTTGATATTCATGGTGGTGGAATGGATTTAAAATTTCCACATCACGAATGTGAGATTGCTCAAGCAGAAGCCAGTAAAGGAAAGTCCCCGGTTAAATATTGGTTGCATGCCAATATGCTGACCTTGAATGGAAAAAAAATGTCCAAATCTACTGGAAACAATATCTATCCGTCAGAGATTTTTTCTGGTGAAAACGATATCCTAAGCAAGGCGTATGCCCCTTCAGTTGTTAGGTTTTTTATGATGCAAGCGCATTACACCAGTATTTTGGACCTAAGTGATGATGCTCTCCTTGCTTCCGAAAAAGGATATAATCGTTTAATGGATGCCATGGAAAATCTTCAGAACCTTAGCACTGAAACCAAATCTGATTTCGACGTTGGTACTTGGCAGCAAAAATGCTATGATGCCATGAATGACGATTTTAATACACCCATCCTTATTGCACATCTTTTTGATGCCGTTAAACACATCAATCTAATCAAAGAAGGTAAAGAAAGTATTACCGAAGAAGATAAAACCTTACTTCTAAATACATTGAACACCTTTGTTTATGATGTAATAGGACTGGAAAATCAATCAACTGTAAAGAACGATTCCAATGCATTGGGCGGTGTTATGGATTTATTGATTGAACTGCGAAACCAAGCTCGCGCCAATAAAGATTTTGCCACTTCTGATCAGATAAGGGACAAATTGGCTGCTTTGGGCATTCAGCTTAAAGATGGAAAAGACGGCACTAGTTTTAGTATAAATTAA
- the folE gene encoding GTP cyclohydrolase I FolE, translating to MKLEQALEEQYEERGNDHVGSSTETPIREDAFVLSEDEKIEQIQKSVREIMLTLGLDLDDDSLSGTPNRVAKMYVKEIFGGLHPDRKPKSSTFDNKYKYGEMLVEKNIVLYSTCEHHLLPIIGRAHIAYISNGTVVGLSKMNRVVDYYAKRPQVQERLNIQVVKELQKVLGTEDVACVIDAKHLCVNSRGIRDIESSTVTAEYGGKFKDEAVRREFLDYINLDTDF from the coding sequence ATGAAACTAGAGCAGGCTTTGGAAGAACAGTATGAAGAAAGAGGCAACGACCACGTTGGCTCTTCAACAGAAACCCCAATTAGGGAAGATGCCTTTGTATTAAGTGAAGATGAGAAGATTGAGCAGATACAGAAAAGTGTAAGGGAAATCATGTTGACCCTTGGTCTTGATTTAGATGATGATAGCCTTAGCGGCACGCCAAATAGAGTGGCCAAAATGTATGTGAAAGAGATTTTTGGTGGACTTCATCCTGATAGAAAACCAAAATCCTCAACTTTTGATAATAAATACAAGTATGGAGAGATGCTGGTTGAGAAAAACATTGTTTTGTATTCAACCTGCGAACACCATCTACTGCCCATAATAGGGAGAGCCCATATTGCCTACATTTCCAATGGAACAGTTGTAGGCCTTTCAAAAATGAACCGTGTAGTCGATTACTACGCAAAACGCCCGCAAGTACAAGAAAGATTGAACATCCAGGTTGTCAAAGAGCTTCAAAAAGTATTGGGAACAGAAGATGTTGCTTGTGTCATAGATGCAAAACACCTATGCGTAAATTCTAGAGGAATACGTGATATTGAAAGTAGCACTGTCACGGCAGAATATGGCGGAAAATTCAAAGATGAAGCTGTAAGAAGAGAATTTCTGGACTACATCAACCTAGATACCGACTTTTAA
- a CDS encoding T9SS type B sorting domain-containing protein: MVKLLTKVLAVVFFCQMAHSQVTSECSDAIPICNNTPINAGANGFGTDDFNGATSSGCLEQTVSGTIESNSVWYRFRTAASGQLGFNIGHDSTEDWDFALYRASSCGSLGDPVRCNFFDNSDFKTFIGVGEDPTGDEDSVHYEDWVDVNPGEDYYLLINNFSNLNSGFSIQFTGNIWATNPNDALDCSIINNLLGPPIAACENETVILDATTSGATAYEWYNDTGSGFQPIAGAVSSTLNVLNSAMYRTVVTTPTGTVISDVQVAFNTVPVTETMMDEVVCHTADMIFDLELKDLEALGSQNPDSYIVSYHSSPVDAAAGINPLMKQYQKSSGQEIIYVRTTSLANPNCYDASESFVFDAIESPELTFSQEVTICEDSSGVVIGETRPNPSYTYLWSTGEQTPSISVSQDGEYTLTVTNSSNGLNCESQRMVSVQTSSLPVISDIEIEDLQSSNTLTVITEVDGDFEYRLDDGAFQTSNVFEGVQGGTHEVTMRDIHGCGEAVESNIVIVGFSPIFSPNGDVLNETWQVEGLSELNDPIITIYDRYGKLIKEMTEFSAGWDGSLNGRPLPSTDYWFKLSYLDDSGNRINAKYLQNHFSLRR, translated from the coding sequence ATGGTGAAATTGTTGACTAAGGTTTTAGCGGTAGTTTTCTTTTGCCAAATGGCTCATTCTCAAGTTACTTCAGAATGTTCCGATGCTATTCCTATTTGTAATAATACCCCAATAAATGCTGGTGCCAATGGTTTTGGTACAGATGACTTCAACGGAGCTACTTCCAGTGGTTGTCTGGAACAAACCGTTTCCGGAACTATAGAATCCAACTCAGTATGGTATAGGTTTAGGACTGCAGCCTCTGGGCAATTAGGTTTTAATATTGGCCATGACAGTACCGAGGATTGGGATTTTGCATTGTATAGAGCCAGTAGTTGTGGTAGTTTAGGAGATCCTGTTCGTTGCAATTTCTTTGATAATAGTGATTTTAAAACATTCATTGGTGTGGGGGAAGATCCTACCGGTGACGAAGATTCTGTTCATTATGAAGACTGGGTCGATGTAAATCCTGGTGAAGACTATTATTTGCTGATCAATAATTTTAGCAACTTAAATTCTGGCTTTTCCATTCAATTTACAGGAAATATTTGGGCGACCAATCCAAATGACGCCTTAGACTGTTCCATAATAAACAACCTATTGGGCCCTCCAATTGCCGCTTGCGAGAATGAAACTGTTATTTTAGATGCTACTACTTCTGGAGCAACGGCTTATGAGTGGTATAATGATACTGGTAGTGGGTTTCAACCAATAGCTGGAGCTGTATCGTCAACATTAAACGTTTTAAACTCTGCAATGTATCGTACGGTGGTAACAACTCCAACCGGTACCGTTATTAGTGATGTTCAAGTAGCTTTTAATACGGTGCCAGTTACAGAAACAATGATGGACGAGGTTGTGTGCCATACCGCAGATATGATTTTTGATTTAGAGTTAAAGGATTTGGAGGCGCTTGGCTCACAGAATCCAGATAGCTATATTGTTAGTTATCATAGTTCTCCAGTAGACGCTGCAGCGGGCATAAATCCCTTGATGAAACAATACCAAAAGAGTTCAGGGCAAGAAATCATTTATGTAAGAACAACCTCTTTAGCAAACCCTAATTGTTATGATGCCTCTGAAAGTTTCGTTTTTGATGCTATTGAATCTCCAGAACTTACTTTTTCACAAGAAGTGACTATTTGTGAGGATTCCAGTGGAGTTGTAATAGGGGAGACCAGACCTAATCCCAGTTATACCTATTTGTGGAGTACTGGAGAACAAACACCAAGTATATCTGTTTCTCAAGATGGGGAATATACGTTGACAGTCACTAATTCTTCCAATGGATTAAATTGTGAGTCACAGAGAATGGTAAGTGTTCAAACCTCTAGCTTACCTGTTATATCAGATATTGAAATTGAGGATTTGCAATCAAGCAACACCTTGACGGTAATCACGGAGGTTGATGGTGATTTTGAATACCGTTTGGATGACGGGGCGTTTCAAACAAGTAATGTTTTTGAAGGTGTGCAGGGTGGAACACATGAGGTGACCATGAGGGATATTCATGGTTGTGGCGAAGCTGTGGAAAGTAATATTGTTATAGTGGGATTCTCGCCTATTTTCTCGCCAAATGGAGATGTACTTAATGAAACTTGGCAGGTTGAAGGACTTTCAGAATTAAATGACCCCATTATTACTATTTATGACCGATATGGTAAACTCATAAAAGAAATGACGGAATTTAGTGCTGGTTGGGACGGTAGTCTTAACGGAAGACCGCTTCCATCCACAGATTATTGGTTCAAATTATCCTATTTAGATGACAGCGGAAACAGGATAAATGCCAAGTATTTGCAGAACCATTTCTCCTTAAGAAGATAG
- a CDS encoding T9SS type B sorting domain-containing protein has translation MRALFSAICCLFLFSIGANAQNSPDCRTAIPVCADMPILSTTDGSGDIDDFDPDVIVQSGCLEKGSVSSANIENNTSWYVFRAGTDGQIGFDIQALPVTPGGIVTSELDFALYGPFDQTTGQNFCTLVGNGSAQPIRCNYEVNDTGYTGVGVNFADGRLGAPFVIGSQNTYDEWLDVTAGEIYYLFINNYNTNFDGDAEPFELRFTGSSVDADQNTALDCTLRDEFLGLDIIACEGDPDIVLSALNSPAGPAVANVTWELDADDDGTYETVLASGPAETELTVTSPNSGRYRVTIETTLATVITDDILITFYGVPELDFVDVIDDLVNSDQTDPYNIEIIPIGDGDYEYAINGGEFQDDPQFFDVPPGENTVIINDKNGCGITEPLRFLVVGYPKFFTPNGDGIHDNWNVLGIETLTDPSVFIFDRYGKLLKELDITGGWDGTFNGRQLPSSDYWFRLDYDRDDSGVVVARSVRRHFSLVR, from the coding sequence ATGAGAGCTCTATTTAGCGCTATCTGTTGTTTATTTCTATTTTCCATTGGAGCAAATGCTCAAAACTCCCCAGATTGTAGAACGGCCATTCCCGTTTGTGCAGATATGCCCATTTTGTCAACTACTGACGGAAGCGGTGATATTGATGATTTTGACCCCGATGTAATAGTACAATCAGGTTGTTTGGAAAAAGGCAGTGTAAGCTCTGCCAATATTGAAAACAACACTTCTTGGTATGTTTTTAGAGCGGGAACGGATGGGCAGATTGGTTTTGACATTCAAGCACTTCCTGTTACCCCGGGAGGAATTGTTACATCAGAATTGGATTTTGCACTATATGGACCTTTTGACCAAACTACGGGACAAAATTTTTGTACTCTAGTTGGCAATGGTTCGGCACAACCTATACGTTGTAATTACGAAGTAAATGATACAGGATATACCGGAGTTGGGGTAAACTTTGCTGATGGGAGATTAGGTGCGCCATTTGTAATCGGAAGTCAGAATACCTATGATGAATGGTTAGATGTTACTGCAGGAGAAATATACTACCTATTTATAAATAATTACAATACAAACTTTGACGGAGATGCAGAGCCTTTTGAGCTGAGATTTACAGGAAGTTCTGTTGATGCTGATCAGAATACTGCTTTAGATTGTACATTGCGCGATGAATTCTTGGGATTGGATATCATTGCTTGTGAAGGTGATCCAGATATTGTATTGAGTGCTTTGAATTCTCCGGCCGGCCCTGCTGTAGCAAATGTTACTTGGGAATTGGATGCAGATGACGATGGTACGTACGAAACAGTTTTGGCAAGTGGTCCTGCAGAGACGGAACTTACGGTTACCAGCCCCAATTCAGGACGATATAGAGTGACCATTGAGACTACCTTAGCCACTGTTATCACAGATGATATCCTTATCACTTTCTACGGAGTACCAGAACTGGATTTTGTAGATGTAATAGATGACTTGGTCAATAGTGATCAAACCGATCCATATAACATTGAAATTATTCCCATTGGTGATGGGGATTATGAATACGCTATCAATGGTGGGGAATTTCAAGATGACCCACAGTTTTTTGATGTACCGCCAGGTGAAAATACAGTTATTATCAATGATAAAAATGGTTGCGGTATTACAGAGCCTCTTCGCTTCTTAGTGGTTGGTTACCCAAAATTCTTTACCCCTAATGGTGATGGTATACATGACAATTGGAATGTCTTGGGGATTGAAACCCTTACAGATCCCTCGGTTTTTATCTTTGATCGTTATGGAAAACTATTAAAAGAATTGGATATAACAGGAGGTTGGGATGGTACTTTTAATGGTAGACAGTTGCCATCTTCTGACTATTGGTTTCGTTTAGACTATGACCGCGATGATTCTGGAGTGGTTGTGGCACGTTCTGTTAGAAGGCATTTTTCTTTAGTACGATAA
- a CDS encoding OmpP1/FadL family transporter, producing MKRISTFIMVLACTVVSAQNINDVLRYSTENIQGTARFQSMSGAFGALGGDLSSLNVNPAGSAVFNHSQFTVSGSNYNRNNDAFFGNSLRNTDINSLELNQVGGVFVFKSSDSPWKKLALAFNYDLVQNFDDEFVVSGNTTQGIDNYFLNFAQGQALGPLRVQQGEFIEDAYLDIGSNIGFGAQQAFLGFQSGIIEPTADDDTNTSYFSNAQYSNVNQEYLQSTTGYNSKFTVNFAGQYQENLYLGASLNFHTVLYDRLTLLDEDGYDPDSPVQFTTFDNLLQTEGYGFSFSLGGIAKLNDNIRVGASYQSPTWYELTDDTSQRINSTLAEQDIDFINFRIVNLFEEYRIKTPSKLTGSVAVVFGKDGLLSFDYGYQDMSQAELQPTTDPNFVSENDFIAAQLGVVNTYRLGGEYRIDEVSLRAGYRYESSPYENGDIVGDLNGYSGGIGYNFGGSRLDLAVNRTEQDVNTLLFDAGINSSAMINRINTNVTLGYTLKF from the coding sequence ATGAAAAGAATTTCAACTTTCATAATGGTATTGGCATGCACAGTTGTAAGTGCTCAAAACATAAATGATGTATTACGTTATAGCACTGAAAACATTCAGGGAACAGCAAGGTTCCAATCTATGAGTGGAGCCTTTGGTGCCTTGGGAGGGGATTTATCCTCTCTAAATGTAAATCCAGCCGGTTCTGCTGTTTTTAATCACAGTCAGTTTACCGTTTCTGGCTCTAATTACAATAGAAATAACGATGCCTTTTTTGGAAACAGTCTTCGTAACACCGATATCAATTCATTGGAATTAAATCAAGTGGGAGGTGTTTTTGTTTTTAAATCTTCAGATAGTCCATGGAAAAAACTCGCATTGGCTTTCAATTATGATTTAGTACAAAATTTTGATGATGAATTTGTTGTTTCTGGAAATACAACTCAAGGTATTGACAACTACTTCTTAAATTTTGCCCAAGGACAAGCTCTTGGCCCGCTAAGAGTTCAGCAAGGAGAATTTATAGAAGATGCTTATTTAGATATAGGTTCCAATATTGGTTTTGGGGCGCAACAGGCCTTTCTAGGGTTCCAATCTGGCATCATAGAACCAACTGCGGATGATGACACCAATACTTCCTACTTTTCAAATGCACAATATAGCAATGTAAACCAGGAGTATTTACAAAGCACTACGGGCTACAACAGCAAGTTTACTGTAAACTTTGCCGGACAATACCAAGAAAACCTTTATTTAGGAGCCTCTTTAAACTTTCATACAGTACTATATGATAGATTGACCTTATTGGATGAAGATGGTTACGACCCTGATTCCCCAGTACAGTTTACCACATTCGATAATTTACTTCAAACAGAAGGCTATGGTTTTTCTTTTAGTTTGGGTGGTATAGCAAAATTGAACGATAACATTCGTGTAGGTGCTAGTTATCAATCCCCTACTTGGTATGAATTAACAGATGATACATCACAACGTATTAATTCCACATTGGCGGAGCAGGATATTGATTTTATCAATTTCAGAATTGTCAATTTGTTTGAAGAGTACAGAATAAAGACTCCATCCAAACTTACGGGAAGTGTAGCTGTTGTTTTTGGAAAAGATGGCTTGTTAAGTTTTGACTACGGATATCAAGACATGTCACAAGCTGAGCTTCAACCTACTACAGATCCTAATTTTGTATCAGAAAATGATTTTATAGCTGCTCAACTAGGTGTTGTAAACACGTATAGACTTGGTGGAGAATATCGTATTGATGAAGTTAGTTTACGCGCTGGATATAGGTACGAGAGCAGTCCTTATGAAAATGGAGATATTGTGGGTGATTTAAACGGATACTCTGGAGGTATTGGTTATAATTTTGGTGGAAGCAGATTAGATTTAGCGGTTAATAGAACCGAACAGGATGTAAACACCTTATTGTTTGATGCCGGAATCAACAGTTCCGCTATGATAAATAGAATAAATACCAATGTTACTCTAGGGTATACTCTGAAGTTCTAA
- the proS gene encoding proline--tRNA ligase — MGKKLTSRSEDYSKWYNELVVKADLAENSGVRGCMVIKPYGFAIWEKMQAQLDKMFKETGHENAYFPLFIPKSYLSKEASHVEGFAKECAVVTHYRLKNAEDGSGIVVDEDAKLEEELIVRPTSETIIWDTYRRWVQSYRDLPLLINQWANVVRWEMRTRLFLRTAEFLWQEGHTAHATRQEAVEEAEQMMHVYAEFAEEHMAVPVIKGTKTESERFAGAEETYCIEALMQDGKALQAGTSHFLGQNFAKAFDVKFATKEGKQEHVWATSWGVSTRLMGALVMTHSDDNGLVLPPKLAPIQVVIVPIYKGLEQLDAISEKVDPLVKELRSKGISVKFDKRDTHKPGFKFNEYELKGVPVRLAIGQRDLENGTYEVARRDTLEKESVKAEDVVGRIESLMDEIQENIHRKALDHREAHITKVDSYDEFKEVIEGKGGFVLAHWDGTVETEDRIKEETKATIRCILLNAEKEEGKCMVTGKPSMQRVLFAKAY; from the coding sequence ATGGGTAAAAAATTAACAAGTAGAAGCGAGGATTATTCCAAATGGTATAATGAACTTGTAGTAAAAGCGGATTTAGCTGAAAATTCTGGAGTTAGGGGATGTATGGTCATTAAACCTTATGGCTTTGCCATATGGGAGAAAATGCAGGCCCAATTGGATAAAATGTTCAAAGAAACTGGGCACGAGAATGCTTACTTTCCTTTGTTTATACCAAAATCATATTTAAGCAAAGAAGCAAGCCATGTGGAAGGTTTTGCTAAAGAATGTGCTGTGGTTACGCATTATAGATTAAAGAATGCTGAGGATGGGAGCGGTATTGTTGTAGATGAAGATGCCAAGCTAGAGGAAGAGTTAATTGTCCGCCCTACATCAGAAACCATTATATGGGATACCTACAGAAGATGGGTGCAGTCTTATCGTGATTTACCGTTACTGATCAACCAATGGGCCAATGTGGTGCGTTGGGAAATGCGCACACGTTTGTTTTTAAGAACCGCCGAGTTTTTATGGCAAGAAGGTCATACGGCGCATGCAACAAGACAGGAGGCCGTGGAAGAAGCGGAACAGATGATGCATGTGTACGCAGAATTTGCTGAAGAACATATGGCTGTTCCAGTAATAAAAGGAACAAAAACGGAAAGTGAACGTTTTGCCGGTGCGGAGGAAACCTATTGTATTGAAGCTTTAATGCAAGATGGGAAAGCCTTACAAGCGGGAACTTCACACTTTCTTGGACAGAATTTTGCAAAGGCCTTTGACGTTAAGTTTGCTACTAAAGAAGGAAAACAAGAACATGTTTGGGCTACTTCATGGGGTGTTTCAACCCGGTTGATGGGAGCTCTTGTAATGACACATAGTGATGATAATGGATTGGTGCTTCCACCTAAATTAGCGCCAATTCAAGTAGTGATTGTTCCAATTTATAAGGGATTGGAGCAATTGGATGCTATTTCTGAAAAAGTAGATCCTTTGGTAAAGGAATTACGTTCCAAAGGAATCTCTGTAAAGTTTGATAAAAGAGATACTCATAAGCCAGGTTTTAAATTCAATGAATATGAATTAAAGGGCGTACCTGTGCGTTTGGCCATTGGACAACGGGATTTGGAAAATGGAACATATGAGGTTGCTAGAAGGGATACCTTAGAAAAAGAATCGGTAAAAGCGGAAGATGTTGTTGGTAGAATTGAATCTTTAATGGATGAAATCCAGGAAAACATTCATAGGAAAGCTTTAGATCATAGAGAAGCCCACATAACCAAAGTGGATTCATATGATGAATTTAAGGAGGTTATTGAAGGAAAGGGAGGTTTTGTACTGGCTCATTGGGATGGCACTGTAGAAACGGAGGACAGGATAAAAGAAGAGACCAAGGCTACGATACGCTGTATTCTTTTAAATGCTGAAAAAGAGGAAGGTAAGTGTATGGTGACCGGAAAACCATCAATGCAAAGAGTACTGTTTGCCAAGGCTTATTAA
- the rpsT gene encoding 30S ribosomal protein S20, protein MANHKSALKRIRRNEAVRLRNRYQHKTVRNAIKKLRSEEDKKAAETLLPTVVGMIDKLAKRNIIHNNKAANLKSKLMIRVAAM, encoded by the coding sequence ATGGCAAATCATAAGTCAGCATTAAAGAGAATTAGAAGAAACGAAGCAGTACGTTTGCGTAACAGGTATCAACATAAAACTGTTCGTAACGCTATTAAAAAGCTGCGAAGTGAAGAGGATAAAAAAGCTGCTGAGACACTTTTACCTACGGTTGTAGGTATGATTGATAAGTTGGCAAAGCGAAATATCATTCACAATAATAAGGCTGCTAACTTAAAGAGCAAATTAATGATTAGAGTTGCAGCAATGTAA
- a CDS encoding LruC domain-containing protein — protein MKRNRILRVVSISILAFMLQGCLKEKYNNYLESIANDSTDIEDPILTDLKFPSDFNFRTETIVSVNIIDDSPNVLYEVYAYSDELINSLDSITGPLPNKLFERLPFNGSIQESVALSLIIDNLFIIRKSNERIDDFVVPIIQNSAAYSYNGSSGKNASSKITVENNKSNTDCANVYGQRYYTDLSNTIITSNGNVNTIANIQLPKQGVSAIISATEVDGVELKNRLSLAGAGFSTPIFTFSGYNFWISSRIDTNNDQDGYVEFEMTFDSPVQNLLMHFRSVDASMYQFVGEQHSETLLSGGQEFSYDDSQRILKDIDSRSRGRYYRDGYGTILISATSGTFDKIVWRRIDDPTTNSQNDSNWFTFSEVEICNDQDGDGVTDSVDEYPDDATKAYSTTYPSSSTKASLVFEDLWPFKGDYDFNDTALDYSIIKIFNSSNQLVAIDFDYVVTSDGAGFVNSVAFEIEGLNPNNVASITGQILEGGVFNLASNGTESGQQHTVVALFDDHSNLVNQENIVSVTFVNPISDTTLDFAPFNPFLVANGEREKEIHLANYEPTSLGNSQPEVSGNNADVDGSYTTENGLPWAINAIESFPLLQEKEPINTGYLHFEEWGLSGGQNRRDWYKDLPNYRNRAKLKVN, from the coding sequence ATGAAAAGGAATAGAATTCTTCGGGTAGTTAGTATTTCCATACTGGCCTTCATGTTGCAAGGTTGTTTAAAAGAAAAATATAACAACTATCTAGAGTCAATAGCCAATGACTCTACTGATATTGAGGACCCTATCCTAACCGATTTAAAATTTCCATCAGATTTTAATTTTAGGACAGAAACCATAGTATCCGTAAACATAATCGACGATTCTCCAAACGTACTTTATGAAGTTTATGCGTATAGCGATGAGCTCATTAACAGTCTGGATAGTATCACTGGCCCCTTACCCAATAAACTTTTTGAAAGATTGCCCTTTAATGGCTCCATTCAAGAAAGTGTAGCGTTATCATTGATTATCGACAACTTATTTATTATTAGAAAATCAAATGAGCGCATTGATGATTTTGTAGTGCCCATAATACAAAACTCAGCAGCATATAGCTACAACGGAAGTTCTGGTAAGAATGCCTCATCAAAAATAACCGTAGAAAACAATAAATCCAATACTGACTGTGCCAATGTATATGGTCAAAGATATTACACAGATCTAAGTAACACCATAATTACAAGCAATGGTAATGTAAACACCATTGCCAATATCCAACTTCCTAAACAAGGAGTATCAGCAATCATTTCAGCTACCGAGGTAGATGGTGTTGAACTTAAAAACCGCCTTTCACTTGCCGGTGCCGGTTTTTCAACCCCAATTTTCACATTTTCAGGTTATAACTTCTGGATAAGCTCAAGAATTGATACCAATAATGACCAAGACGGTTATGTGGAGTTTGAAATGACATTTGACTCACCCGTTCAAAACCTGTTGATGCACTTTAGAAGCGTGGATGCTTCCATGTACCAATTTGTTGGCGAACAGCATTCAGAGACCCTACTATCCGGCGGACAGGAGTTTTCCTATGATGATTCTCAACGAATACTTAAAGACATTGATTCACGATCTAGGGGAAGATATTATAGAGATGGTTATGGCACTATTCTGATTTCCGCCACTTCTGGAACTTTTGACAAAATTGTCTGGCGGAGAATAGACGATCCCACAACCAATTCACAAAACGACTCTAACTGGTTTACATTTTCTGAAGTCGAAATTTGCAATGATCAAGATGGAGATGGTGTAACAGACTCGGTAGATGAATACCCAGATGATGCAACCAAGGCCTACTCAACGACTTACCCTTCAAGCTCCACAAAAGCTTCTTTGGTTTTTGAAGATCTTTGGCCTTTTAAAGGAGATTACGACTTTAATGATACGGCCTTGGACTATTCAATAATTAAAATTTTTAATTCTTCTAATCAACTGGTAGCAATTGATTTTGACTATGTGGTAACCTCAGATGGTGCGGGCTTTGTTAACAGTGTAGCTTTTGAAATAGAAGGCCTCAACCCAAATAATGTGGCTTCCATAACTGGTCAAATTCTAGAAGGAGGTGTTTTTAACCTTGCCAGTAATGGAACCGAGTCGGGGCAGCAACATACTGTGGTTGCGCTGTTTGATGATCATTCAAACCTGGTTAATCAAGAAAACATTGTTAGTGTTACGTTTGTTAACCCAATATCAGATACCACGCTGGACTTTGCGCCTTTTAATCCATTTTTAGTTGCCAATGGAGAAAGAGAAAAGGAAATTCATTTAGCCAATTATGAGCCAACATCATTAGGTAATTCCCAACCGGAAGTTTCAGGAAACAATGCCGACGTAGATGGAAGCTACACCACTGAGAACGGTTTACCTTGGGCAATTAACGCAATTGAATCTTTTCCGCTTTTACAAGAAAAAGAACCTATAAACACGGGATACCTTCATTTTGAGGAATGGGGCTTATCCGGTGGGCAAAATAGAAGAGATTGGTATAAAGACCTTCCAAATTATAGAAACAGAGCTAAACTAAAAGTGAACTAA